The following are encoded together in the Chlorocebus sabaeus isolate Y175 chromosome 12, mChlSab1.0.hap1, whole genome shotgun sequence genome:
- the LOC119624336 gene encoding small ribosomal subunit protein uS14-like, with the protein MGHQQLYWSHPRKFSQGSRSCRICSNPHGLIWKYGLNMCRQSFPQHAKYIGFIKLD; encoded by the coding sequence ATGGGTCACCAGCAGCTATACTGGAGCCATCCGCGAAAATTCAGCCAGGGTTCTCGCTCTTGTCGCATCTGTTCAAATCCGCACGGTCTGATCTGGAAATACGGCCTCAACATGTGCCGCCAGAGTTTCCCTCAGCACGCAAAGTATATCGGTTTCATTAAGTTGGACTGA